The Erythrobacter litoralis HTCC2594 nucleotide sequence AGTCTCGCGGTTTCCAACGCCGTGTTCGCGCCACTGACCGAATCGGCGCCGCGTTTCACGCCTGCCGGCGTCGATCCCGATCTCGCCGAGCGGGTGAGCAATCGCTACGCCGCCTCGCGCAAGGCGATGCGTTTCACGCCCGCATCTAGCAAGCCGATCGCCGACCGCACGGTCACCGTCGCGGTCCGGCTCGACGATGAGACCGCCCGCGCGATTTCGATCCGCTCCGCACTGGACAAGGCGCGCAATGCGCCGGGCCGCCGCGACGTCGCGATCGCGCCGACCAGTTTCGACCTCGGCATGGCGCGCGGCTTCCAGAGCTTTGCCAAGCCCGCCAGCGAATTGCCGGCCGGTGTGTCCAAGATCGAAATGCCCGATCTTTCGCAATTCCGCCCGAGCGAAGGCGCGCAGGCCGACAAGCCGAACCGGTTCCAGCCGCGCATCGCGCTCGAGAACGAGCGTAGCGTCGGCCGCGCCCCCCGCACCATCGAAGGTGCCGGCGACCCGAGCGTCGATGTCGGCGGTTCGTACCGCGTCACCCGCAACCTCGACGTGACTGCCGGCGTGCGCCTGTCGCAGGAACGCAGCCGCCTGTCGCCGCTCACCGACGGTGTGGAAGACGACCAAGCCGTCTATGTCGGGACGCAATTGCGCTTCTGACGCCGTGCCATCGCGCTGAATTCGATTGCACAGGCCCCGCCTCGGCGGGGTTTTTCTTTGCCCGCATCCCGCCGTGACGTTACGTCATCCTCGCAGAGCAATCGGGAAGAGCGAGAGAGGATTCGATCATGGGACGAGTAGCCATCGTAACCGGCGGGACGCGCGGCATCGGGGCGGCGATTTGCAACCGCCTCAAGCGGCAGGGCCACACGGTCATCGCCAACTATGCCGGCAACGACAATGCGGCGAAGAAATTCTCCGACGAAACGGGCATTGCGACGGCCAGATGGGATGTCGGCGACCACGAGGCCTGCCTCGAAGGATGCGCCGCGATCGAAGCGGATCACGGGCCGATCGATATCGTCATCAACAATGCCGGGATCACCCGCGACGGCACGCTGCACAAGATGAGCTTCGACGACTGGAACGACGTCATGCGCGTCAATCTCGGCGGTTGCTTCAACATGGCCAAGGCGACCTTTCCCGGAATGCGCGAGCGTGGCTGGGGCCGGATCGTGAACATCGGCTCGATCAACGGGCAGGCGGGCCAGTACGGCCAGGTCAATTACGCTGCCGCCAAATCCGGCATTCACGGCTTTACCAAGGCGCTGGCGCAGGAAGGTGCCAAGTTCGGGGTCACCGTCAATGCCATCGCCCCGGGCTATATCGACACCGACATGGTCGCCGCCGTGCCCGAAGCGGTGCTGGAGAAGATCGTCGCCAAGATCCCGGTCGGCCGCCTCGGCATGGCCGAGGAAATCGCTCGCGGCGTAGCTTTCCTGACCAGCAAGAACGGCGGCTTCGTGACCGGGTCGACCATGAGCATCAACGGCGGCCAGCACATGTATTGAGGGTGGGCGGCCGACGCCGGTTGCCTCATCCGCCTAGTCGATCACGTAGCCGACGACTTTCCAGACTGCGCCCTCTTTTTCGAGCGTGACCGACTCGGTCGCTTGCGCCCGATTTTCGAATTGCGACCGGAAGTTCACGACAACGTAGCCGTGCGGCGGCGCGTTGACATATTCTGCCGTTGTGATTTCGCGCTCGACCACCGCACCCAGCGGCACGCGTGCCTGCAGCGAGGCATCGCGCCAGGTCGCGACCGTATTCGGCTCCTGCAAGGAGCGACCTGCCGCCGCATAGCTCGCCTCCCAATCGAAGGCATCGACCAGCGACAGCCACGCGCGCGCGCTGCGTTCGAATTCCTCCAGCTGGACGGTTTCGATAGCCGTGGCGGGATCGCCGACCTGTCGTTCGCTTGCTGGGTGGCCCGACAGGACGAGTGCGGCGGCAAGAGCGATTGAGAACATGAGACCTATTCCTCCGATCCAGATGGCCCGCTTGCGGGCCTGTTGCGATGGGGATCCGATGTCGGACGGAGAGGCGGAAGGTTCATCCCCCAATTGCTTGTAGACAGGGTTTTCGTGCCCGCCCGCCTCCTGTTCCAGCAGCAGGCGCGC carries:
- the phbB gene encoding acetoacetyl-CoA reductase; its protein translation is MGRVAIVTGGTRGIGAAICNRLKRQGHTVIANYAGNDNAAKKFSDETGIATARWDVGDHEACLEGCAAIEADHGPIDIVINNAGITRDGTLHKMSFDDWNDVMRVNLGGCFNMAKATFPGMRERGWGRIVNIGSINGQAGQYGQVNYAAAKSGIHGFTKALAQEGAKFGVTVNAIAPGYIDTDMVAAVPEAVLEKIVAKIPVGRLGMAEEIARGVAFLTSKNGGFVTGSTMSINGGQHMY
- a CDS encoding helix-turn-helix domain-containing protein codes for the protein MRMPLQTSAPDREDALASLTEKERETLRLIVRGHGAKSAANELDLSVHTVNERLRAARRKLSVTSSREAARLLLEQEAGGHENPVYKQLGDEPSASPSDIGSPSQQARKRAIWIGGIGLMFSIALAAALVLSGHPASERQVGDPATAIETVQLEEFERSARAWLSLVDAFDWEASYAAAGRSLQEPNTVATWRDASLQARVPLGAVVEREITTAEYVNAPPHGYVVVNFRSQFENRAQATESVTLEKEGAVWKVVGYVID